The following proteins come from a genomic window of Solidesulfovibrio sp.:
- a CDS encoding methyl-accepting chemotaxis protein: MQERSSTPSPTLPVVLLGLILGCCIVGATLAGNVVVSVLLALGGLAAAFFIGNRLAAPQRTLQASLQKIIDNPRTNFIDEVENWKNLGPLGALAGEVLAFNMRRREYYRAAILHVGTPFLICNKDGIITHASRTLTTLLRKDEKAVIGKTVSQAFYNKDGVSITEKALREGQAQSAERDLTLWDGRMLSCHFTVDCSRGEKGDLLGAVTCLTDLTKLRQQQAELEKTQSDLRNLGGEINELSQRVASASEELSASADEQARGAQQQKAQADAVATAMEEMTATVVEVAKNAAKTAEAADAANTAAETGAVEVRDAVTGIKAVAESAGKLGQVLTALDGQAAEIGRIIGVINDIADQTNLLALNAAIEAARAGEAGRGFAVVADEVRKLAEKTMTATKEVENSIHQIQDGSRHAVASMQETETRVAGSTEATHKAGEALSRIITRIREVTGQVTQIATAAEQQSAAAEEINRNIEVIASVAAEADEGANQTAQATRELAELAQALLGLAGTFADRHEKDVKLRASDGNMKGILPKLMQDFIRDQYGQAVYDGMQEDMGHPTFLPTQNYPDQVLRQMAELAAAKAGKTPADVFLTLGRYSIKGFHRHYPRFFKAANLKEFYLTMNDTHARLTKDMPGLQPPKFTYEDRGDSLLMTYHSRRGYPEYFEGILRGAAEHFHESPRITVTPSADGKTARAEIAFRPAALGAAPKPKALGR; encoded by the coding sequence ATGCAAGAACGTTCAAGCACCCCCTCACCCACGCTCCCCGTTGTGCTCCTTGGCTTGATCCTGGGCTGTTGCATCGTCGGTGCGACCCTTGCCGGCAATGTCGTCGTTTCCGTCCTGTTGGCCCTCGGCGGCCTGGCCGCGGCCTTTTTCATCGGCAACCGCCTGGCCGCACCCCAACGGACCCTCCAGGCCAGCCTGCAAAAAATCATCGACAACCCCAGGACGAATTTCATCGACGAAGTGGAAAACTGGAAAAACCTCGGCCCCCTGGGCGCCCTGGCCGGCGAAGTGCTGGCCTTCAACATGCGCCGCCGCGAATATTACCGGGCCGCCATCCTGCATGTGGGCACGCCGTTTTTGATCTGCAACAAGGACGGCATCATCACCCACGCCAGCCGGACCCTGACCACCCTGTTGCGCAAGGACGAGAAGGCGGTCATCGGCAAAACCGTCAGCCAGGCCTTCTACAACAAGGACGGCGTGTCCATCACGGAAAAAGCCCTGCGCGAAGGCCAGGCCCAGTCCGCCGAACGGGACCTGACCCTGTGGGACGGCCGGATGCTCTCCTGCCATTTCACCGTGGACTGCTCCCGCGGCGAAAAAGGCGACCTGCTCGGCGCCGTGACCTGCCTCACGGACCTGACCAAGCTTCGACAGCAACAGGCCGAACTCGAAAAAACCCAGAGCGATCTGCGCAACCTCGGCGGCGAGATCAACGAACTGTCCCAGCGGGTGGCCTCGGCCTCGGAGGAACTCTCCGCCTCGGCCGACGAGCAGGCCCGGGGCGCCCAGCAGCAGAAAGCCCAGGCCGACGCCGTGGCCACGGCCATGGAAGAGATGACGGCCACGGTCGTCGAAGTGGCCAAAAACGCCGCCAAGACCGCCGAGGCGGCCGACGCGGCCAACACCGCCGCCGAAACCGGCGCCGTGGAGGTCCGCGACGCCGTCACCGGCATCAAGGCCGTGGCCGAATCCGCCGGCAAGCTCGGCCAGGTCCTCACCGCCCTGGACGGCCAGGCGGCGGAGATCGGCCGCATCATCGGCGTCATCAACGACATCGCCGACCAGACCAACCTGCTGGCCTTAAACGCCGCCATCGAGGCCGCCCGGGCCGGCGAGGCCGGGCGCGGCTTCGCCGTGGTCGCCGACGAGGTCCGCAAACTCGCCGAAAAGACCATGACCGCCACCAAGGAAGTGGAAAACTCCATCCACCAGATCCAGGACGGCTCCCGCCACGCCGTGGCCTCCATGCAGGAGACCGAAACCCGCGTGGCCGGCAGCACCGAGGCCACCCACAAGGCCGGCGAGGCGCTCTCGCGCATCATCACGCGCATCCGCGAGGTGACGGGGCAAGTGACGCAAATCGCCACGGCCGCCGAGCAGCAGTCCGCCGCCGCCGAGGAGATCAACCGCAATATCGAGGTGATCGCGAGTGTGGCCGCCGAAGCCGACGAAGGGGCGAACCAGACCGCCCAGGCCACCCGGGAACTGGCCGAACTGGCCCAGGCCCTGCTGGGGCTCGCCGGAACCTTCGCCGACCGGCACGAAAAGGACGTGAAGCTGCGCGCCTCGGACGGCAACATGAAGGGCATCCTGCCCAAGCTCATGCAGGACTTCATCCGGGACCAGTACGGCCAGGCGGTCTACGACGGCATGCAGGAGGACATGGGCCATCCCACCTTCCTGCCCACCCAGAACTATCCCGACCAGGTCCTGCGCCAGATGGCCGAACTGGCCGCCGCCAAGGCCGGCAAGACCCCGGCCGACGTCTTCCTGACCCTCGGGCGCTACTCCATCAAGGGCTTCCACCGCCATTACCCGCGCTTTTTCAAGGCAGCCAACCTCAAGGAATTCTACCTGACCATGAACGACACCCACGCCCGGCTGACCAAGGACATGCCGGGCCTGCAGCCGCCCAAGTTCACCTATGAGGACCGGGGCGACTCGCTGCTGATGACCTACCATTCCCGGCGCGGCTATCCCGAATATTTCGAGGGCATCCTGCGCGGGGCGGCCGAACACTTCCACGAGTCCCCCCGCATCACCGTCACCCCGTCGGCCGACGGCAAGACCGCCCGGGCGGAGATCGCCTTCCGGCCGGCCGCCCTGGGCGCGGCGCCCAAGCCCAAGGCCCTGGGCCGCTGA
- a CDS encoding DUF1848 domain-containing protein, translating into MLISASRRTDIPAFYARWLMGRLRAGFCEVKNPFNANQVSRVSLAPADVAAIVFWTRDPRPLLPSLPEIRAMGHEPFFLFTLMDNPRALDPKCPGPDVSLPAFAALARALPGRVTWRYDPLVVTEKTPPDWHRATFGRLCAGLSGLTDRVVVSFVEPYRKIAGRMKELAAAGYPLTPLADAAAVDLLLDLRDMAAARGMTLATCCQPELFQAAGIAPARCIDPDWIEARIGASLPAGKDPHQRPGCGCAPSRDIGAYDRCLFACRYCYATSSEARARAGYRRHDPDAPSL; encoded by the coding sequence ATGCTCATAAGCGCCAGCCGGCGCACCGACATCCCGGCTTTTTACGCCAGATGGCTCATGGGCCGGTTGCGGGCCGGATTTTGCGAGGTGAAAAACCCTTTCAATGCCAACCAGGTCAGCCGCGTATCCCTTGCCCCGGCCGATGTCGCGGCCATCGTCTTCTGGACGCGTGATCCCCGGCCGCTGCTGCCAAGCCTCCCGGAAATCCGGGCCATGGGCCACGAGCCGTTTTTCCTGTTCACGCTCATGGACAATCCCCGGGCCCTGGACCCCAAATGCCCTGGCCCGGACGTGTCCCTCCCGGCCTTCGCCGCCCTGGCCCGGGCCCTGCCCGGCCGGGTGACCTGGCGCTACGACCCGCTGGTCGTCACGGAAAAAACGCCCCCGGACTGGCACCGGGCCACTTTCGGGCGGCTGTGCGCCGGCCTTTCCGGTCTGACCGACCGGGTGGTCGTCAGCTTCGTGGAGCCCTACCGCAAGATCGCCGGCCGCATGAAGGAACTGGCCGCCGCCGGCTACCCCCTGACCCCGTTGGCGGACGCGGCGGCCGTGGACTTGCTGCTGGACCTGCGCGACATGGCCGCCGCGCGGGGGATGACCCTGGCCACGTGCTGCCAGCCCGAACTGTTCCAGGCGGCGGGCATCGCCCCGGCGAGGTGCATCGACCCGGACTGGATCGAGGCGCGCATCGGGGCGTCGTTGCCGGCGGGCAAGGACCCCCACCAGCGGCCGGGCTGCGGCTGCGCCCCGAGCCGGGACATCGGCGCCTACGACCGCTGCCTGTTCGCCTGCCGGTATTGCTACGCCACGTCGAGCGAGGCACGGGCCCGGGCGGGCTACCGGCGCCATGACCCCGACGCCCCGAGCCTCTAA
- a CDS encoding D-serine ammonia-lyase, whose product MDAATEAALRAQHPVFWSNPGRRPLEEVRPGLAVGLDDIRAAADRLARFGPLLAALFPGELSRTGGIIESDLIPLGPWAAKGLPAGDAVWLKADHLLPVAGSVKARGGFHAVLRLAETLAREAGLLDGPMGDTTALAGPAAQAFFAGQTLSVGSTGNLGLSIGIMGRALGFAVTVHMSAEAKAWKKARLRAVGATVVEHAGDYAAACAEARQEAAAAPTIHFIDDENSLDLFLGYAVAGLRLPGQLAAGGIEVSRERPLCLHLPCGVGGAPGGIALGARLAFGDAALAFFVEPARAPCMLWGLATGRHDGAHIGELGLDGRTLADGLAVPRPSRLVGRFMEGVCDGVLTVAEVDLPRLVAQAWAQGGLRLEPSAAAALAGPARVRGAGLAALAGRPASHIVWATGGGLLPEADFAAVLALAGEDACS is encoded by the coding sequence ATGGATGCCGCCACCGAAGCCGCCCTGCGCGCGCAACACCCCGTTTTCTGGTCCAATCCCGGTCGTCGCCCCCTGGAGGAGGTCCGGCCGGGCCTGGCCGTCGGCCTGGACGACATCCGGGCGGCGGCCGATCGCCTGGCCCGCTTCGGACCGCTCCTGGCCGCGCTTTTCCCCGGGGAACTGTCGCGAACGGGCGGGATCATCGAATCCGACCTCATCCCGTTGGGGCCTTGGGCGGCAAAAGGGCTGCCGGCCGGCGACGCCGTCTGGCTCAAGGCCGACCACCTGCTTCCCGTGGCCGGCTCGGTCAAGGCCAGGGGCGGGTTCCACGCCGTGTTGCGCCTGGCGGAAACCCTGGCCCGGGAAGCGGGGTTGCTCGACGGGCCGATGGGCGACACCACGGCCCTGGCCGGCCCCGCCGCCCAGGCGTTTTTCGCCGGCCAGACCCTGTCCGTGGGTTCCACCGGCAACCTGGGGCTTTCCATCGGCATCATGGGCCGGGCGCTGGGGTTCGCCGTCACGGTCCACATGTCGGCCGAGGCCAAGGCCTGGAAGAAAGCCCGGCTGCGCGCCGTGGGGGCGACGGTGGTCGAGCACGCCGGCGACTACGCCGCCGCCTGCGCGGAAGCCCGGCAAGAGGCGGCCGCCGCGCCAACCATCCATTTCATCGACGACGAGAATTCCCTGGACCTGTTTCTGGGCTATGCCGTGGCCGGGCTGCGCCTGCCGGGGCAACTGGCCGCGGGGGGCATCGAGGTTTCCCGGGAGCGCCCCCTGTGCCTGCATCTGCCCTGCGGCGTGGGCGGCGCGCCGGGCGGCATCGCCCTGGGGGCGCGGCTGGCCTTTGGCGACGCGGCCTTGGCCTTTTTCGTCGAACCGGCCCGGGCGCCCTGCATGCTCTGGGGGCTGGCCACGGGCCGCCACGACGGGGCGCACATCGGCGAACTGGGGCTCGATGGGCGAACGCTTGCCGACGGGCTGGCCGTGCCCCGGCCGTCACGCCTGGTGGGCCGGTTCATGGAGGGCGTGTGCGACGGGGTGCTCACCGTGGCCGAGGTGGATCTGCCGCGCCTGGTGGCCCAGGCCTGGGCCCAGGGCGGCCTTCGCCTGGAGCCCTCGGCCGCCGCCGCCCTGGCCGGGCCGGCCCGGGTCCGGGGCGCCGGCCTGGCCGCCCTGGCCGGCAGGCCGGCCAGCCACATCGTCTGGGCCACGGGCGGCGGCCTGCTGCCCGAGGCGGATTTCGCCGCCGTGCTCGCCCTGGCCGGGGAGGATGCATGCTCATAA
- a CDS encoding NAD-dependent malic enzyme: MTHWMKTGRDVLLDPSLNRSTGFTEPQKQALALTGLVPDLVETLDMQLRRVLSHLDHKTSDLERYIYLTGLLDHNETLFFKTIMSDPTRFLPIVYDPTIGEACLKFGHIYRQPRGLYLSIERKGKVREVLRNWPEKDVRVLCVTNGGRILGLGDLGANGMGIPIGKLQLYTAAAGVPPRGLLPMLLDAGTNNEELLNDPLYLGLRRKRPPTDELYAFVDEFVEAVQEVFPGCCIHFEDWTGVDAVHLLARYRDKVCCYNDDVQGTAGITLAGMLNACRAKGTKLRDESFLFLGAGSAGIGLADLLCAALVEEGLTLEAARARVHLFDVAGLLEASRTDLVDFQKPYAHPHAPMARADFAKAVLELKPTTLIGVSTTGGAFDREVVEAMANVNERPVIMALSNPTEKAECTPEQAYTWSGGRALYAAGVQFDPVTYDGRTYLPGQANNFYIFPAVGMAIVATKARRVTDRMFIRAARAVAQRVTPDQLAHGLLYPLQADILETEIKTAASVAELVFDDGLAGIDRPGDIEAFIRGQVYTPSYD; encoded by the coding sequence ATGACGCATTGGATGAAAACCGGCCGGGATGTGCTGCTCGATCCGTCGCTGAACCGTTCCACGGGTTTTACCGAGCCCCAGAAACAGGCCCTGGCGCTCACGGGGCTTGTGCCCGACCTGGTCGAGACCCTGGATATGCAACTGCGGCGCGTGCTGTCGCACCTGGACCACAAAACCTCGGACCTCGAACGCTACATCTACCTGACGGGCCTGCTCGACCACAACGAGACGCTTTTTTTCAAGACCATCATGTCCGACCCCACGCGGTTTCTGCCCATCGTCTACGATCCCACCATCGGCGAGGCCTGCCTCAAATTCGGCCACATCTACCGCCAGCCGCGCGGCCTGTACCTGTCCATCGAACGCAAGGGCAAGGTGCGCGAGGTGCTGCGCAACTGGCCGGAAAAGGACGTGCGGGTGCTGTGCGTCACCAACGGCGGCCGTATCCTGGGCCTGGGCGACCTGGGCGCCAACGGCATGGGCATTCCCATCGGCAAGCTCCAGCTCTATACCGCCGCGGCCGGCGTGCCGCCGCGCGGCCTGCTCCCCATGCTCCTCGACGCCGGCACCAACAACGAGGAACTGCTAAACGACCCGCTCTACCTGGGCCTGCGTCGCAAGCGGCCACCCACCGACGAGCTCTATGCCTTCGTGGACGAGTTCGTCGAAGCCGTGCAGGAGGTCTTTCCGGGCTGCTGCATCCACTTCGAGGACTGGACCGGCGTGGACGCCGTGCACCTGCTCGCCCGCTACCGCGACAAGGTCTGCTGCTACAACGACGACGTCCAGGGCACGGCCGGCATTACGCTGGCCGGCATGCTCAACGCCTGCCGGGCCAAGGGCACGAAACTGCGCGACGAGTCGTTCCTGTTTCTCGGCGCGGGCTCGGCCGGCATCGGCCTGGCCGACCTGCTGTGCGCGGCCCTGGTCGAGGAGGGCCTGACCCTCGAGGCCGCCCGGGCCAGGGTCCACCTGTTCGACGTGGCCGGGTTGCTCGAAGCCTCGCGCACGGACCTGGTCGATTTCCAGAAGCCCTACGCCCACCCCCACGCGCCCATGGCCCGGGCCGATTTCGCCAAGGCCGTGCTGGAACTCAAGCCCACCACGCTCATCGGTGTCAGCACCACCGGCGGCGCCTTCGACCGGGAGGTGGTGGAAGCCATGGCCAACGTCAACGAGCGGCCGGTCATCATGGCGCTTTCCAACCCCACGGAGAAGGCCGAATGCACGCCTGAACAGGCCTACACCTGGAGCGGAGGGAGGGCGCTCTATGCCGCCGGCGTCCAGTTCGACCCCGTGACCTACGACGGCAGGACCTACCTGCCGGGCCAGGCCAACAACTTCTACATCTTCCCGGCCGTGGGCATGGCCATCGTGGCCACCAAGGCCCGCCGGGTGACGGACCGGATGTTCATCCGGGCCGCCAGGGCCGTGGCGCAGCGTGTGACGCCGGACCAGCTGGCGCATGGGCTCTTGTATCCGCTCCAGGCCGATATCCTGGAGACCGAGATCAAGACGGCGGCCAGCGTGGCCGAACTGGTCTTCGACGACGGCCTGGCCGGCATCGACCGGCCGGGCGACATCGAGGCCTTTATCCGCGGGCAAGTCTACACGCCAAGCTACGACTGA
- a CDS encoding class II fumarate hydratase: MEQRIESDSLGDVKVPADKLWGAQTQRSLIHFSIGDDLMPREMIAAYALLKKGAAEANADQGRLPRELADLVTGVCDEILDHKHDGMFPLHVWMTGSGTQFNMNVNEVVSNRCCQLRGTPLGSKKPVHPNDHVNMSQSSNDNFPSAMYMAAAMGVVRDLLPSLTTLHGALAAKAEAWKDIVKIGRTHLQDAVPLTLGQEFSGYAGLLAENAARLREALGDVYKLPLGGTAVGTGINAAPGFAEAAIAAIARLSGLPFAPAQNKFAVQGSHDALVQLSGTLKTLAVSLFKIACDIRLLACGPRAGFYELIIPSNEPGSSIMPGKVNPTQCEALTMVAAQVMACDVAVGLGGAGGILEMNVYKPLMIHNIMQSIRLLTDAMHNFRAFLVEGLEPNRKRIAEFVGRSLMLVTALSPVIGYDKASTIAHHAMDNDLTLREAALDLGYVTAEEYDRIVVPARMTAPFVAKD, translated from the coding sequence ATGGAGCAGCGCATCGAATCGGACAGCCTGGGCGACGTGAAAGTCCCGGCCGACAAGCTCTGGGGCGCCCAGACCCAGCGGTCGCTTATCCATTTCAGCATCGGCGACGACCTCATGCCCCGGGAAATGATCGCCGCCTACGCCCTGCTCAAAAAGGGCGCCGCCGAGGCCAACGCCGACCAGGGCAGGCTCCCCAGGGAACTGGCCGACCTGGTCACCGGCGTGTGCGACGAGATCCTCGACCACAAGCACGACGGCATGTTTCCGCTCCACGTCTGGATGACCGGCAGCGGTACCCAGTTCAACATGAACGTCAACGAGGTCGTCTCCAACCGCTGCTGCCAGCTTCGCGGCACGCCCCTTGGCTCCAAGAAGCCCGTCCACCCCAACGACCACGTCAACATGTCCCAGTCGTCCAACGACAACTTCCCCTCGGCCATGTACATGGCCGCGGCCATGGGCGTGGTCCGCGACCTGCTGCCGTCGCTGACGACCCTGCACGGCGCCCTGGCCGCCAAGGCCGAGGCCTGGAAGGACATCGTCAAGATCGGCCGCACCCACTTGCAGGACGCCGTGCCCCTGACGCTCGGCCAGGAATTTTCCGGCTACGCCGGGCTGCTCGCCGAAAACGCCGCCCGGTTGCGGGAGGCCCTGGGCGACGTCTACAAATTACCGCTGGGCGGCACGGCCGTGGGCACGGGCATCAACGCCGCGCCGGGCTTCGCCGAGGCGGCCATCGCCGCCATCGCCCGGCTCTCGGGCCTGCCCTTTGCCCCAGCCCAAAACAAGTTCGCGGTGCAAGGCTCCCACGACGCCCTGGTCCAGCTTTCCGGCACGCTCAAGACCCTGGCCGTGTCGCTTTTTAAGATCGCCTGCGACATACGCCTTCTCGCCTGCGGCCCGCGCGCCGGGTTTTACGAGCTGATCATCCCTTCCAACGAGCCCGGCTCCTCCATCATGCCCGGCAAGGTCAACCCGACCCAGTGCGAGGCCCTGACCATGGTCGCGGCCCAGGTCATGGCCTGCGACGTGGCCGTGGGCCTGGGCGGCGCCGGCGGCATCCTGGAAATGAACGTCTACAAGCCGCTTATGATCCACAACATCATGCAGTCGATCCGGCTTTTGACCGACGCCATGCACAACTTCCGCGCCTTCCTGGTCGAGGGCCTGGAGCCCAACAGAAAGCGCATCGCCGAATTCGTCGGCCGTTCGCTGATGCTCGTCACGGCCCTGTCCCCGGTCATCGGCTACGACAAGGCCTCGACCATCGCCCACCACGCCATGGACAACGACCTGACCTTGCGCGAGGCGGCCCTGGACCTGGGCTATGTGACGGCCGAGGAATACGACCGCATCGTGGTGCCGGCCCGGATGACCGCGCCGTTCGTGGCCAAGGACTGA
- a CDS encoding cytochrome b translates to MSAKRIVLAYDPVWKTIHWLTVALVAALLAIGWTMSGGVLFMWHASLGAVVFAVTLGRLSWRASHAAPSVPVGLRPWEVTVLAAVQRLFYLLLLAQPVIGWALYSLSPRYTRLFGLTTLPKLPALAGIGKDSLLRDILEGAHGTVAALLVVLFVLHAGAALKHHFILRDSVLLRMAPAGLGPLLRRLRGE, encoded by the coding sequence ATGTCCGCGAAACGCATTGTCCTGGCCTATGACCCGGTTTGGAAAACCATCCATTGGTTGACTGTCGCCCTGGTGGCCGCGCTGTTGGCCATCGGTTGGACGATGTCGGGCGGAGTGCTGTTCATGTGGCACGCCTCGCTTGGTGCCGTTGTTTTCGCGGTGACGCTTGGCCGGCTCTCCTGGCGGGCGTCCCATGCCGCGCCGTCCGTGCCGGTGGGGCTACGGCCCTGGGAAGTCACGGTGCTGGCGGCGGTGCAGCGACTTTTCTACCTCCTGCTGCTCGCCCAGCCCGTGATCGGCTGGGCCCTCTACAGTCTGTCGCCGCGATACACGCGTCTATTCGGCCTCACGACCCTCCCGAAGCTCCCCGCCCTTGCGGGGATTGGGAAGGACTCCCTGCTTCGCGACATCCTGGAGGGCGCGCACGGGACGGTGGCGGCGCTTTTGGTCGTACTTTTCGTGCTGCATGCCGGGGCGGCCCTCAAGCATCATTTCATCCTGCGCGACAGCGTGCTGCTGCGCATGGCCCCGGCCGGGTTGGGACCGCTTCTGCGCCGGCTGCGGGGAGAATAG
- the miaB gene encoding tRNA (N6-isopentenyl adenosine(37)-C2)-methylthiotransferase MiaB: MKFHITAMGCQMNVGDGDWLTRSLVSRGFTPAREDQAELFILFTCSVREKPEQKVASELGRIADRHGANPRAFVAVGGCVAQQCGTALWRRFPMVRLVFGTDGLAGAPAALARLADEPGLRLSLLDFTETYPERDQAWPDDRLPPKAFVSIMQGCDNFCAYCIVPFVRGRQKSRSLPAVLAEVEALAARGVREVTLLGQNVNSYGLDGAGDAASFARLLDAVAAVPGISRIRFTTSHPKDLSDDVIARFADLPELCPALHLPVQSGSDAVLGRMGRGYDRKSYMRLVEKLRRVRPDITLTTDLIVGFPGETEADFRLTLDLVRDVGFDSGFSFMYGDRPGTASERMEPKIAQDVKSARLAELQALLDERLAASLAAQVGRTTEVLIEGQSRREGPDDPSWRGRDPGGRIVNMALPGPGDVVGRLVRARIRQAKKHSLIGEAEADHD, translated from the coding sequence ATGAAATTTCATATAACCGCCATGGGCTGCCAGATGAACGTCGGTGACGGCGACTGGCTGACCCGCTCCCTTGTGTCCCGGGGATTCACGCCGGCTCGCGAAGACCAGGCGGAACTGTTCATCCTTTTTACCTGCTCGGTGCGCGAAAAGCCCGAACAGAAAGTGGCCAGCGAACTGGGCCGCATCGCCGACCGCCACGGCGCCAACCCGAGGGCCTTCGTGGCCGTGGGCGGCTGCGTGGCCCAGCAGTGCGGCACGGCCCTGTGGCGGCGCTTCCCCATGGTGCGCCTGGTCTTCGGCACCGACGGCCTGGCCGGCGCGCCGGCCGCCCTGGCCCGGTTGGCCGACGAACCGGGCCTGCGCCTGTCCCTGCTCGACTTCACCGAAACCTACCCCGAGCGCGACCAGGCCTGGCCCGACGACAGGCTGCCGCCGAAAGCCTTCGTCTCCATCATGCAGGGCTGCGACAACTTCTGCGCCTACTGCATCGTGCCCTTCGTGCGCGGCCGGCAGAAATCCCGCAGCCTGCCGGCCGTTCTGGCCGAGGTCGAGGCGCTCGCCGCTCGCGGCGTGCGCGAGGTCACGCTGCTCGGCCAAAACGTCAACAGCTACGGCCTCGACGGCGCCGGCGACGCCGCGAGCTTCGCCCGGCTCCTCGACGCCGTGGCCGCCGTGCCCGGCATCAGTCGCATCCGTTTCACCACCTCCCACCCCAAGGATTTGAGCGACGACGTCATCGCCCGCTTCGCCGACCTGCCCGAGCTGTGCCCGGCCCTGCATCTGCCGGTGCAGTCCGGCTCGGACGCGGTCCTTGGTCGCATGGGCCGGGGCTACGACAGAAAATCCTATATGCGCCTCGTGGAGAAATTGCGCCGGGTGCGGCCGGACATCACCCTGACCACGGACCTCATCGTCGGTTTCCCGGGCGAAACCGAGGCCGACTTCCGCTTGACCCTCGATCTGGTCCGTGATGTAGGATTTGATAGCGGTTTCTCCTTCATGTACGGTGACAGGCCTGGAACGGCATCCGAACGCATGGAGCCGAAGATCGCCCAGGACGTGAAATCGGCCCGTCTGGCCGAATTGCAGGCGCTTCTGGACGAACGGCTGGCCGCGTCCCTGGCCGCCCAGGTCGGCCGGACGACCGAAGTCCTCATCGAGGGCCAAAGCCGCCGGGAAGGCCCCGACGACCCGTCCTGGCGCGGGCGCGACCCCGGGGGGCGCATCGTCAACATGGCCCTTCCCGGCCCGGGCGACGTCGTCGGACGCCTCGTGCGGGCGCGCATCCGCCAAGCCAAAAAGCACTCCCTCATCGGGGAGGCGGAGGCCGATCATGATTGA
- a CDS encoding bifunctional nuclease family protein, with protein MIEMKVFGLALDEESQVPVLILKDMQEKAVLPIWIGAMEAMAISLALNDVVLPRPMTHDLLLNMIHKLDAHVVAVNVTELTEGTYYADIEVEVEGGIRRIDSRPSDAIALALRAKSPILVNEKVIEQVASEAKDASVVAFSSDDADKWTELLEQFDLNDTKYKM; from the coding sequence ATGATTGAAATGAAAGTGTTCGGGCTGGCCCTGGACGAAGAGTCCCAGGTGCCGGTGCTCATTCTCAAGGACATGCAGGAAAAGGCCGTGCTGCCCATCTGGATCGGCGCCATGGAGGCCATGGCCATTTCCCTGGCCCTAAACGACGTGGTCCTGCCGCGCCCCATGACCCACGATCTGCTCCTCAACATGATCCACAAGCTCGATGCCCACGTGGTGGCCGTCAACGTCACGGAGCTCACCGAGGGCACCTACTACGCCGATATCGAGGTGGAGGTCGAGGGCGGCATCCGGCGCATCGACAGCCGCCCGTCCGACGCCATCGCCCTGGCGCTGCGGGCGAAATCCCCGATCCTGGTCAACGAGAAGGTCATCGAGCAGGTGGCCAGCGAAGCCAAGGACGCCAGCGTCGTGGCCTTTTCCAGCGACGACGCGGACAAATGGACGGAACTGCTCGAACAGTTCGACTTAAACGACACCAAATACAAGATGTAG
- a CDS encoding histidinol phosphate phosphatase domain-containing protein, translating to MIDLHTHTTFSDGVLIPSELARRAAKAGYRAMAMTDHADFSNMGLILENIGRFVAESGPFLGVTVVCGVEITHVPPPLIPHLVAMARERGAQLVVVHGETIVEPVEVGTNLAAIEAGVDILAHPGLITPEEAALAAERGVCLEITTRKGHSLTNGHVAALARRFGARLVIDNDAHAPEDLVSQDRRKKVALGAGLTHEEYLRAESNSRDIVSRILGPGRLD from the coding sequence ATGATCGATCTGCACACCCACACCACCTTCTCCGACGGGGTGCTCATTCCCTCGGAATTGGCCCGACGTGCGGCCAAGGCCGGCTATCGGGCCATGGCCATGACCGATCACGCCGATTTTTCCAACATGGGGCTCATCCTCGAAAACATCGGCCGTTTCGTGGCCGAGTCCGGGCCCTTTCTCGGCGTGACCGTGGTGTGCGGCGTGGAGATCACCCACGTGCCGCCGCCGCTGATCCCCCACCTGGTGGCCATGGCCCGGGAACGCGGGGCGCAGCTCGTGGTGGTGCACGGCGAAACCATCGTCGAACCCGTGGAGGTCGGCACCAACCTGGCCGCCATCGAGGCCGGGGTGGACATCCTGGCCCATCCCGGGCTCATTACCCCCGAGGAGGCGGCACTGGCCGCCGAACGGGGCGTGTGCCTGGAGATCACCACCCGCAAGGGGCACAGCCTGACCAACGGCCACGTGGCCGCCCTGGCCCGGCGCTTCGGGGCGAGGCTCGTCATCGACAACGACGCCCACGCCCCCGAGGACCTGGTCTCCCAGGACCGGCGCAAGAAGGTGGCGCTGGGCGCCGGGCTCACCCACGAGGAATACCTGCGGGCCGAGTCCAATTCCCGCGACATCGTCTCCCGCATCCTCGGCCCCGGCCGGTTGGATTAA